One region of Paenibacillus polymyxa M1 genomic DNA includes:
- the accD gene encoding acetyl-CoA carboxylase, carboxyltransferase subunit beta, which produces MFKDLFQKKRKYATIPSERALSGDQADMPDRPKREIPEGLMTKCGKCGSIQYSKELEKNLKVCPVCGYHMRLNAMDRIRMVLDEDTFTEYDADMISVDPLDFPGYASKLEQQTLKAGLREAVVTGDGLIHGLPVVVAVMSFDFFTGSMGSVVGEKITRAIEQAIDKRLPLIIFSTSGGARMQESILSLMQMAKTSAALARLDEQGLLYISVITDPTTGGVSASFAMLGDIIIAEPGAVFGFAGRIVIEQTIRQKLPDDFQTSEFNLQHGQLDMVVHRKELRDTLGQLLDLHSVKGEE; this is translated from the coding sequence GTGTTTAAAGATTTATTCCAAAAGAAGCGTAAATACGCGACCATCCCTTCGGAACGGGCGCTGAGCGGCGATCAAGCGGACATGCCGGATCGTCCCAAACGGGAAATTCCCGAAGGTCTTATGACCAAATGTGGTAAGTGCGGAAGTATTCAATACAGCAAAGAGTTGGAGAAAAATTTGAAAGTGTGTCCGGTGTGCGGATACCATATGCGTTTGAATGCGATGGATCGCATTCGTATGGTGCTCGACGAAGACACGTTTACGGAATATGATGCCGATATGATTTCGGTTGATCCGCTGGACTTTCCGGGATATGCAAGTAAGTTGGAGCAACAGACCCTGAAAGCTGGCCTGCGCGAGGCTGTCGTTACGGGCGACGGCCTTATTCATGGGCTTCCTGTTGTCGTAGCGGTGATGAGCTTTGACTTTTTTACAGGCAGTATGGGCTCAGTCGTAGGAGAGAAAATTACGCGCGCCATTGAGCAGGCGATAGACAAGCGCTTGCCGCTTATCATCTTCTCCACATCCGGTGGGGCACGTATGCAGGAAAGTATTCTGAGTCTGATGCAGATGGCCAAAACAAGCGCTGCTCTCGCTCGTCTGGACGAGCAGGGATTGCTTTATATTTCTGTGATCACTGATCCGACTACAGGTGGAGTCTCCGCCAGCTTTGCTATGCTCGGAGATATTATTATTGCAGAGCCAGGTGCTGTGTTCGGTTTTGCAGGTCGTATTGTAATTGAGCAAACGATCAGACAGAAGCTGCCCGATGATTTCCAAACTTCCGAATTTAATTTGCAGCACGGACAATTGGATATGGTTGTACATCGCAAGGAACTGCGTGATACCCTTGGGCAATTGCTTGATCTGCACAGTGTGAAAGGGGAGGAATAA
- a CDS encoding LysR family transcriptional regulator, with protein sequence MNILKLRILVLIDKFHKATEVAETLQIKQPTVSFHMKSLEKEMGATLFSLQQGRIMLTEAGKKMLPYAKQILSLEQEARQAVDEMTEQSQGQLRLGAESISGMYLLPTIMADFAQQYPECRIQLEIQSPDVIKQLLKDGEVDFAFLDDGEYLLENAVAEPVASDQVGIIRSASAETSKSLDINGADTLDKHIWVKYSGASVVDSYSSLVKSHLEINSWEAVKQVVSGGEALAFFPACGVRSEDHTIPSVEWLPYPETDSTKSHYQINIVYQQDTHKNMMQQAFLDFIRREGIRTS encoded by the coding sequence ATGAATATTTTAAAATTGCGCATCTTAGTGCTGATCGACAAATTCCATAAAGCGACGGAGGTGGCAGAAACTTTGCAAATCAAACAGCCCACCGTCAGCTTTCATATGAAAAGTCTGGAAAAGGAAATGGGTGCGACCCTATTCTCTCTCCAACAAGGCAGAATTATGCTAACTGAGGCTGGTAAAAAAATGTTGCCTTACGCAAAGCAGATTCTCTCTCTCGAGCAAGAAGCCAGACAAGCTGTAGATGAAATGACAGAACAATCACAGGGCCAACTACGTCTAGGTGCAGAGTCGATTTCGGGCATGTATCTTCTCCCGACTATCATGGCTGATTTTGCTCAGCAATATCCAGAATGTCGTATTCAGTTAGAAATTCAATCTCCGGATGTAATCAAGCAGCTACTGAAAGACGGAGAAGTTGATTTTGCTTTTCTCGACGATGGAGAATATCTTCTGGAGAATGCTGTGGCAGAACCAGTGGCTTCAGATCAGGTGGGAATTATCCGCTCTGCATCGGCAGAGACATCCAAATCACTGGACATCAATGGGGCCGATACGCTGGATAAACACATATGGGTAAAATATAGCGGGGCATCCGTTGTAGATTCCTATTCCTCGCTAGTTAAATCCCATCTGGAAATCAACTCTTGGGAAGCAGTAAAGCAAGTGGTTAGTGGCGGAGAAGCGCTTGCCTTCTTTCCTGCCTGCGGAGTTCGTAGCGAGGATCATACTATCCCCTCGGTGGAATGGCTTCCTTATCCCGAAACTGACAGCACAAAGAGCCATTATCAAATAAACATCGTGTATCAACAAGATACACATAAGAACATGATGCAACAGGCATTCCTTGATTTTATACGACGAGAAGGAATAAGAACTAGCTAA
- a CDS encoding DNA polymerase III subunit alpha has protein sequence MSSFVHLHVHSEYSLLDGAARTAELVKQASAYGMKALALTDHGVMYGAIPFYRACVENGIKPIIGCEAYMTAGSRKERGSRKDQPIYHLILLAKNKTGYQNLMKLCSIGHLEGFHYKPRIDMDALAAHHEGIICLSACLGGEVPQHLLHGREAEARRAAERYRSIFGDDFYLELQDHGLSEQKRVNPQLIALAKELDIPLVATNDVHYLTEPDADVQDVLICIGTGKTVDDEERLRIPTRQLYLKSQEEMARLFPHVAEAIANTVRIAEKCELELEFGQSILPEYRPLPEDMTSSSYLRSLCVQGLERRYGGDPVWEQPEERERLDQRLNYELNTIDSMGFSDYFLIVWDFIAFAHKHKITTGPGRGSSAGSLVAYVLNITNVDPMKYNLLFERFLNPERISMPDIDIDFSDERRDEVIDYVVQKYGNEHVAQIITFGTLAARAAVRDVGRVLNVPYGEVDKAAKLIPAQLGINIRHALEITPELKALYETKPKTRELLDMAIKVEGMPRHASTHAAGVVISRTPLTDAVPLQEGSEGVPLTQYSMENLERIGLLKMDFLGLRTLSIIERCMRWIAEQHGETPDFSRVPDDDPHTYDLLGKGDTGGVFQLESAGVRRVLKDLKPSVFEDIISVVALYRPGPMGFIPNFIQAKHGQIEISYPHPDLEPILKDTYGIIVYQEQIMQIASRMAGFSLGEADLLRRAVSKKKREVLDLERGHFVEGSIKQGYTEEEAGRVYDMIVRFADYGFPRAHAAAYGVLAFQTAYLKAHYPVQFMASMLTAVMGSHRKVAEYVVECRRMDIAVLPPDVNESGVLFTPLQHGDIRFGLAAIKNVGTQAMESILAVRKERPFDSLLDFCRRVDLRVCNKRVIESLIQAGAFDSLTGHRAQLLAMLDETVDAAAKWRKERDDLQIDMFGFVEMPNWDIEYPNVPPFSTSQQLELERELLGLYLSGHPLDDFESLLESSQADRLMELSDVPDETVIVTAGMVVSLKTITTKQGKAMAFIELEDQIERCEVVLFPEVWKRSQQWIEKGALLALRAKMQQQDEHFKLLADEAVPLAEDALSRLLQRRRTGARSSAAAGTSVPAAGNTGGRAPRVSTSLSAAAPSASPQQKEARPVAASSQRRGEAAHSEQVPSPRGSESPARQRVFVKITRQAEEDASLLVSLKALLQEHPGAVPTVLFYESNQRLLALSDAYSIKPSPQLFDRMESMLGEGTVKVK, from the coding sequence ATGAGTTCATTTGTGCATTTGCATGTTCACAGCGAGTACAGCCTGCTGGACGGCGCGGCTCGTACCGCGGAATTGGTCAAACAGGCATCAGCTTACGGAATGAAGGCGCTGGCTCTTACAGATCATGGGGTCATGTACGGTGCCATTCCTTTTTATAGAGCATGTGTAGAGAACGGCATTAAGCCGATTATCGGGTGTGAGGCTTATATGACGGCAGGATCGCGCAAGGAGCGTGGCAGCCGGAAGGATCAGCCTATATATCATTTAATTTTGCTCGCCAAAAATAAAACAGGCTATCAAAATCTAATGAAGCTGTGCTCCATTGGCCATTTGGAGGGTTTTCACTATAAGCCGCGCATTGATATGGATGCTTTGGCTGCCCATCATGAAGGCATCATATGCCTGAGCGCTTGCTTGGGCGGTGAAGTGCCGCAGCATTTGCTGCATGGCAGAGAAGCCGAAGCACGACGTGCAGCGGAACGATACCGTAGCATTTTTGGCGATGATTTTTATCTGGAGCTTCAGGATCATGGTCTGTCGGAGCAAAAACGCGTAAATCCTCAATTGATCGCACTGGCAAAGGAACTGGATATTCCGCTAGTGGCGACGAATGACGTGCATTACTTAACCGAGCCGGATGCTGATGTCCAGGACGTCCTGATCTGTATCGGGACAGGGAAGACAGTTGACGATGAGGAACGCTTGCGGATACCAACACGTCAGTTGTATCTGAAAAGTCAGGAGGAAATGGCTCGTTTATTTCCACATGTAGCAGAAGCCATCGCCAATACAGTGCGTATTGCTGAGAAGTGCGAGCTGGAACTGGAATTCGGCCAATCTATTTTGCCTGAATATCGCCCGCTGCCGGAGGACATGACGTCTTCGTCCTATTTGCGCAGTCTGTGCGTGCAAGGGCTGGAGCGTCGCTACGGAGGCGATCCTGTGTGGGAGCAGCCGGAGGAGCGGGAAAGACTGGACCAGCGGCTGAACTATGAATTGAATACGATTGACAGCATGGGCTTTAGTGATTACTTCCTGATTGTATGGGATTTTATTGCTTTTGCTCATAAGCATAAGATTACAACAGGACCGGGGCGGGGGTCCTCCGCAGGTAGTTTGGTTGCCTATGTGCTTAATATCACGAATGTTGATCCAATGAAATACAATCTGCTCTTTGAACGGTTTCTGAACCCTGAACGGATCAGTATGCCGGATATAGATATTGATTTTAGCGATGAACGCCGCGATGAGGTTATCGACTATGTAGTACAGAAGTACGGAAATGAGCATGTAGCGCAAATTATTACCTTTGGGACATTAGCGGCAAGAGCCGCAGTCCGTGACGTCGGCCGTGTATTGAACGTGCCGTATGGCGAGGTGGACAAGGCGGCCAAGTTGATCCCGGCGCAGCTCGGTATTAATATCCGACATGCGCTGGAGATTACCCCCGAGCTGAAGGCTCTGTATGAAACGAAGCCCAAGACACGTGAACTGCTGGATATGGCGATCAAAGTAGAAGGAATGCCTCGTCATGCTTCGACACATGCTGCAGGTGTTGTCATCTCGCGGACTCCACTGACCGATGCGGTTCCGCTGCAAGAGGGGAGCGAAGGGGTTCCTTTAACGCAGTACTCGATGGAAAATCTGGAGCGCATTGGTTTGCTAAAAATGGATTTCCTCGGACTACGTACGCTCTCCATTATTGAACGTTGCATGCGCTGGATTGCGGAGCAGCATGGAGAAACACCTGACTTTAGCCGTGTTCCCGATGATGACCCGCATACCTATGACTTGCTGGGCAAAGGAGATACAGGAGGCGTGTTCCAGCTGGAGTCGGCCGGTGTACGCCGGGTGCTCAAGGATTTGAAACCGAGTGTTTTTGAGGATATCATTTCTGTCGTGGCTTTGTATCGTCCGGGTCCGATGGGCTTTATTCCTAACTTTATACAGGCTAAGCACGGACAGATTGAGATTTCTTATCCGCATCCTGATCTTGAACCGATCTTAAAGGATACGTACGGTATTATTGTGTACCAGGAACAAATCATGCAGATTGCTTCGCGCATGGCTGGCTTTTCTTTGGGAGAGGCTGATCTGCTGCGCCGCGCGGTGTCCAAGAAAAAGCGCGAGGTGCTGGATCTAGAGCGGGGCCATTTTGTCGAAGGCAGTATTAAACAGGGCTACACGGAGGAGGAAGCTGGAAGGGTTTACGATATGATCGTCCGTTTTGCTGACTACGGCTTTCCGCGTGCCCATGCAGCTGCTTATGGTGTGCTAGCATTCCAGACGGCCTATCTTAAGGCACATTATCCAGTACAATTCATGGCTTCCATGCTGACGGCCGTAATGGGAAGTCATCGAAAAGTGGCTGAATATGTCGTCGAATGTCGTCGTATGGATATCGCAGTGTTGCCGCCTGATGTGAATGAGAGTGGGGTGCTGTTTACCCCATTACAGCACGGTGATATCCGCTTTGGACTGGCTGCAATTAAAAATGTCGGCACACAAGCAATGGAAAGCATTCTTGCTGTTCGTAAGGAACGTCCTTTCGACAGTCTGCTCGATTTTTGTCGACGTGTTGATTTAAGGGTGTGTAATAAGAGAGTGATTGAATCGCTCATTCAGGCAGGAGCATTTGATTCATTGACAGGCCATCGGGCACAGTTGCTTGCCATGCTTGATGAAACGGTGGACGCAGCTGCCAAATGGCGCAAGGAACGTGACGATTTGCAAATTGATATGTTTGGGTTTGTGGAAATGCCTAATTGGGATATCGAATATCCCAATGTACCCCCATTTAGTACCAGCCAGCAATTAGAGCTGGAACGCGAACTGCTGGGACTGTATTTGTCTGGGCATCCGCTAGATGATTTTGAGTCGCTGCTGGAAAGCAGCCAAGCGGATCGTCTGATGGAGCTGAGCGATGTGCCAGATGAAACGGTTATTGTGACCGCAGGCATGGTGGTGTCACTCAAGACGATTACGACCAAGCAGGGAAAGGCTATGGCCTTTATTGAGCTGGAGGATCAGATTGAACGCTGTGAGGTTGTGCTGTTTCCTGAAGTTTGGAAGCGAAGCCAGCAGTGGATTGAAAAAGGTGCCTTGCTTGCACTTCGCGCCAAGATGCAGCAGCAGGACGAACACTTCAAGCTCCTAGCGGATGAGGCAGTTCCGTTGGCGGAAGACGCGCTGTCACGGCTTCTTCAGCGCCGGCGTACCGGAGCACGTTCGTCCGCAGCAGCTGGAACATCCGTGCCAGCTGCTGGCAATACGGGCGGGAGAGCGCCACGTGTGTCGACCTCGCTTTCGGCAGCAGCTCCATCAGCGTCGCCCCAGCAGAAGGAGGCTCGTCCCGTAGCGGCTTCTTCACAACGCAGAGGCGAAGCGGCTCACAGTGAGCAGGTGCCTTCCCCGCGCGGCTCGGAATCGCCCGCCCGTCAGCGGGTGTTTGTCAAAATCACCCGCCAGGCCGAGGAGGACGCCAGCTTGCTGGTCAGCCTCAAGGCATTGCTACAGGAGCATCCCGGTGCTGTACCTACCGTACTTTTTTACGAGAGCAACCAGCGTCTGCTGGCGTTGAGTGATGCTTACAGCATTAAGCCTTCTCCTCAGCTTTTTGATCGAATGGAATCGATGCTGGGTGAAGGCACCGTGAAAGTCAAATGA
- a CDS encoding phosphate ABC transporter substrate-binding protein: MLKKWPFILMTLTMVFALAACGSGNNAAPQGDAAAGTDNKAAAELTGNILAVGSTALQPLVEQAGQKFMAVDKYKGIAVQVQGGGSGTGLTQVSGGQADIGNSDVFAKEKLESGAEELVDHQVAVVAMSAVANPKVGVTDLKKDQLVQIFTGKITNWKEVGGADQKIVIVNRPSSSGTRATFEKYALGQKTEDLPGSIQEDSSGTVKKLIAETPGAIGYLALSYIDNTVTALKYDGVEANVENVEQGKYPVWAYEHMYTKGEPKEHVKAFLDYILSDEIQKTDVVDLGYIPVSGMQVKRDADGNITK, translated from the coding sequence ATGTTGAAAAAATGGCCGTTCATTCTGATGACTCTCACCATGGTATTTGCACTTGCAGCTTGCGGATCAGGTAACAATGCTGCACCACAAGGAGACGCTGCTGCAGGAACAGACAATAAAGCAGCTGCTGAACTGACAGGTAATATTCTGGCTGTTGGCTCCACTGCACTTCAACCATTGGTAGAGCAAGCGGGACAAAAATTTATGGCTGTCGATAAATATAAAGGCATTGCAGTTCAAGTGCAGGGTGGCGGTAGCGGTACTGGCTTGACTCAAGTATCCGGTGGACAAGCGGATATCGGTAACTCTGACGTGTTTGCAAAGGAGAAACTGGAGAGCGGCGCAGAAGAGTTGGTCGATCACCAAGTAGCTGTTGTAGCCATGTCAGCGGTAGCGAATCCTAAAGTAGGCGTAACAGACCTGAAGAAAGATCAACTGGTACAAATCTTCACAGGTAAAATTACGAACTGGAAAGAAGTTGGTGGTGCAGATCAAAAAATCGTGATCGTGAACCGTCCAAGCAGCTCCGGTACTCGTGCAACCTTTGAAAAATATGCGCTGGGACAAAAAACGGAAGATCTGCCAGGCTCCATTCAGGAAGATTCCTCTGGTACTGTGAAAAAGCTGATTGCTGAAACACCTGGTGCAATTGGTTACCTGGCTCTGTCCTACATCGACAACACAGTTACTGCTTTGAAGTATGACGGTGTGGAAGCTAACGTTGAAAATGTAGAACAAGGTAAATATCCAGTGTGGGCATATGAGCATATGTACACCAAGGGTGAACCAAAAGAACATGTAAAAGCATTCTTGGACTACATTCTGTCTGATGAAATCCAAAAAACAGACGTTGTAGACTTGGGATACATTCCGGTATCAGGTATGCAAGTGAAACGTGATGCTGACGGTAATATCACGAAATAA
- a CDS encoding acetyl-CoA carboxylase carboxyltransferase subunit alpha yields MAGELPYEKPLVEMRQKIEELKQFGQDKQIDFTDEINRLEERYLQMEEEIYSNITASQKMHLARHHQRPTSLDLIEQVFTDFIELHGDRLFGDDLAVVGGIAKLNGIPVTVIGQQRGKDTKDNIARFFGSAHPEGFRKGLRLMQQADKFKRPIITFIDTKGAYPGNTAEERGQSEAIARNLREMAKLSVPVICVVIGEGGSGGALAFAVGNRVLMLEHAIYSAISPNGAASILWKDASKADQAAEAMKITANDLLRMEIIEDIVPEPKGGAHRNYEVTAAAIKELLERHLADLTNMSCDELREDRYQKFRKIGQYTFLKPSESEPML; encoded by the coding sequence ATGGCTGGCGAATTGCCTTATGAAAAGCCCCTGGTCGAGATGCGACAGAAGATCGAAGAACTTAAGCAATTCGGACAGGATAAACAAATTGATTTTACAGATGAAATTAACCGCCTGGAAGAACGTTATCTCCAGATGGAAGAAGAAATATATTCTAACATTACAGCATCGCAAAAAATGCATTTGGCCCGCCATCATCAAAGGCCAACGTCCCTTGATTTGATCGAGCAGGTGTTTACGGACTTTATTGAATTGCATGGCGACCGCTTGTTCGGAGACGATCTGGCGGTTGTGGGCGGGATTGCCAAGCTAAATGGTATTCCGGTGACCGTCATTGGCCAGCAACGTGGTAAGGATACGAAAGATAACATTGCACGCTTTTTTGGTAGTGCCCATCCGGAAGGATTCCGTAAAGGCTTGCGGCTGATGCAGCAGGCTGACAAATTTAAGCGTCCTATTATTACATTTATTGATACGAAGGGCGCTTATCCGGGTAATACAGCAGAGGAGAGAGGTCAATCGGAAGCGATTGCCCGCAATTTGCGGGAGATGGCAAAGCTTTCGGTGCCTGTTATTTGTGTGGTCATCGGCGAGGGTGGAAGCGGCGGTGCGCTTGCGTTTGCAGTGGGTAACCGTGTGCTGATGCTGGAACATGCTATTTATTCGGCCATTTCTCCAAATGGCGCAGCCTCGATTCTATGGAAAGATGCTTCTAAGGCAGATCAGGCAGCTGAAGCGATGAAGATTACCGCTAATGACCTCCTGCGCATGGAGATTATCGAGGATATTGTGCCAGAGCCGAAAGGGGGCGCACATCGTAACTATGAAGTGACTGCTGCTGCAATCAAGGAGTTATTAGAACGCCATTTGGCAGATCTTACGAATATGAGCTGCGATGAATTGAGAGAAGACAGGTATCAAAAATTCCGGAAAATAGGTCAATATACTTTCTTAAAACCTTCGGAATCTGAACCTATGTTGTAA
- the pyk gene encoding pyruvate kinase — protein MRKTKIVCTIGPSSESLENVKKLIMAGMNVARLNFSHGDFEEHGNRIKNIRQACKELNKNVAILLDTKGPEIRTGKLEVEPIELVQDEFITLTTEEILGTQDRISITYKDLPSDVEPGSTILIDDGLIGLTVIEVSGTEIKCRIVNGGTIKSKKGVNVPGVAISLPGITEKDANDIIFGIEQDIDFIAASFVRKASDVLEIRELLAKHNASHIQIISKIENQQGVDNLDEILEASDGLMVARGDLGVEIPAEEVPLAQKLMINKCNVAGKPVITATQMLDSMQRNPRPTRAEASDVANAIFDGTDAIMLSGETAAGKYPVESVLTMSRIAEKAESSLNYRDLFKKQRTAQEISITEAISQSVSISALDLHAKAILTSTQSGTTARMISKYRPEAPIIAVTTQERTVRRLALIWGVHAVQGRPIVDTTDSLFDNALEGGRKSGLVKEGDLVVITAGVPLGDSGSTNLIKISCVPAQA, from the coding sequence ATGCGCAAAACTAAGATTGTATGTACCATCGGTCCTTCCAGTGAATCATTGGAAAATGTGAAGAAACTGATTATGGCTGGTATGAACGTAGCCCGCCTGAATTTCTCTCACGGTGATTTCGAGGAGCATGGCAACCGGATTAAAAACATCCGTCAAGCTTGTAAGGAGCTTAACAAAAATGTTGCTATTTTGCTCGATACGAAGGGGCCGGAAATCCGGACAGGAAAGCTCGAAGTTGAACCTATTGAGCTTGTTCAGGACGAGTTCATTACGCTGACAACGGAAGAAATTCTCGGTACGCAAGATCGTATCTCCATTACGTACAAGGATCTTCCCTCGGACGTGGAGCCCGGCTCCACCATTCTGATCGACGATGGTCTGATCGGACTCACCGTTATTGAAGTATCAGGCACTGAAATCAAATGCCGCATTGTCAATGGCGGAACGATCAAAAGCAAGAAGGGCGTTAACGTTCCAGGCGTTGCTATCTCATTGCCTGGTATTACGGAGAAAGATGCTAATGATATCATTTTTGGTATTGAGCAGGACATTGATTTCATCGCAGCTTCTTTTGTTCGTAAAGCAAGTGATGTACTGGAAATCCGTGAATTGCTGGCGAAGCACAACGCAAGCCACATTCAAATCATTTCCAAAATTGAAAACCAGCAAGGTGTTGACAACCTGGATGAAATTTTGGAAGCTTCGGATGGTCTGATGGTTGCTCGTGGTGACCTCGGTGTGGAAATTCCTGCTGAAGAAGTGCCTCTGGCCCAAAAATTGATGATTAACAAATGTAATGTAGCTGGCAAGCCTGTTATTACAGCAACACAAATGCTGGATTCCATGCAACGTAACCCGCGTCCGACTCGTGCGGAAGCAAGTGACGTAGCCAATGCTATTTTTGACGGAACAGATGCAATTATGCTGTCCGGCGAAACCGCTGCTGGGAAATATCCGGTAGAATCCGTATTGACAATGTCACGTATTGCCGAAAAAGCTGAGTCTTCTCTGAACTACCGCGATTTGTTCAAAAAACAAAGAACGGCGCAAGAAATTAGTATTACAGAAGCAATCAGCCAATCCGTTTCTATTTCTGCTCTTGACCTGCATGCCAAAGCAATCCTGACGTCCACACAAAGCGGAACAACGGCGCGTATGATCTCTAAATACCGTCCAGAAGCTCCGATTATCGCTGTGACAACACAGGAAAGAACAGTTCGCCGTTTGGCTCTGATCTGGGGCGTACATGCAGTACAAGGCAGACCAATCGTCGACACAACAGATAGTCTGTTTGACAATGCGCTGGAAGGTGGTCGCAAATCTGGCCTCGTTAAAGAGGGCGATTTGGTTGTGATTACAGCGGGCGTACCTCTTGGTGATTCCGGTTCCACGAACCTGATCAAAATTAGCTGCGTTCCAGCACAAGCGTAA
- a CDS encoding phosphatidylglycerophosphatase A, with product MSYEYAETLLNRRGIQIESIADIVFQLQLKYYPHLTMEECVESVKAVLQKREVQYTLLTGIALDELAEKKLLPQPLQAIMEADEPLYGVDETMALGITSVYGMIGLTSFGYLDKEKIGIIEKLNQKGSGIHVFLDDLVAGLAAAASSRIAHRSLHAKHYPASLDV from the coding sequence ATGTCCTATGAATATGCAGAAACCTTGTTAAATCGCAGAGGCATTCAGATCGAGTCCATTGCGGACATTGTTTTTCAGCTTCAGCTAAAATATTATCCTCATTTGACTATGGAAGAATGTGTAGAAAGTGTCAAAGCGGTTTTGCAAAAGCGAGAGGTACAATATACACTGCTGACAGGCATTGCGCTTGATGAGCTGGCCGAAAAAAAACTTCTTCCCCAGCCACTTCAAGCCATTATGGAGGCAGACGAACCGCTGTATGGAGTGGACGAGACAATGGCTCTTGGCATTACGAGCGTGTACGGCATGATCGGCTTAACTAGTTTTGGCTATCTGGATAAAGAAAAGATTGGAATTATCGAAAAGCTGAACCAAAAAGGCAGTGGTATTCATGTGTTTTTAGATGATCTTGTCGCCGGATTGGCTGCCGCCGCTTCTTCGCGTATTGCCCATCGGAGCCTTCATGCCAAGCATTATCCTGCATCATTGGATGTTTAA